The proteins below are encoded in one region of Thiohalomonas denitrificans:
- the trmL gene encoding tRNA (uridine(34)/cytosine(34)/5-carboxymethylaminomethyluridine(34)-2'-O)-methyltransferase TrmL, with translation MIHIVLYQPEIPPNTGNVIRLCANTGMGLHLIEPLGFELDDARLRRAGLDYHEFAKVRTWSDFEAFRTSIKPGRILACSTRGGQPYSEVQYRHGDALVFGPETRGLPQPFLDRLPDEHRLRIPMRPGNRSLNLSNAVAVIAYEAWRQLGFPGAG, from the coding sequence GTGATCCACATTGTCCTTTACCAACCTGAAATCCCGCCCAATACCGGTAATGTCATTCGGCTCTGTGCCAATACCGGGATGGGACTGCACCTGATCGAGCCGCTCGGGTTCGAGCTGGATGATGCGCGTCTGCGGCGGGCCGGCCTGGATTACCACGAGTTTGCGAAGGTTCGGACCTGGAGCGATTTCGAAGCCTTTCGGACATCGATCAAGCCGGGGCGGATATTGGCCTGCTCGACCCGGGGCGGGCAGCCCTACAGCGAGGTGCAGTATCGGCACGGGGACGCCCTGGTGTTCGGGCCCGAAACCCGCGGCCTGCCCCAGCCCTTTCTGGATCGGCTTCCGGATGAGCACCGTTTGCGTATCCCGATGCGGCCGGGAAATCGCAGTCTGAATCTGTCGAATGCGGTCGCTGTTATTGCTTACGAGGCATGGCGTCAGCTGGGATTCCCGGGCGCTGGCTGA
- a CDS encoding NAD(P)H-dependent glycerol-3-phosphate dehydrogenase, which yields MAKAPRATSRNQPLSENRQSIAVLGAGSWGTALAIRLARNGHPTRLWGRDPRQVQEMAVERRNRRYLPDTEFPVQLIPETDLNRALEGVAAVLVAVPSHGYRELLESLAFRIPARLPVFWASKGLESGSRKFLHRVTEEVLGSERPTGVVSGPTFAGEVARGLPTAVTVAGCSLEAAQLLASYLHSRTFRTYTSTDVVGVELGGASKNVLAIAAGVADGLGYGANTRAALITRGLAEMIRLGAAVGGSQETFMGLAGMGDLVLTCTDNQSRNRRLGLALGQGLVLESALAEISQAVEGVKSAPEVLHLARDHAVEMPITEQVCRLVEGDTTPQQAVEALLSREPKTERE from the coding sequence ATGGCGAAGGCACCGCGAGCCACTAGTCGAAATCAGCCATTGAGTGAGAATCGCCAATCGATAGCCGTTCTCGGCGCCGGCTCCTGGGGTACCGCGCTGGCGATTCGGCTGGCGCGCAACGGTCATCCGACACGCCTGTGGGGCCGTGACCCCCGGCAGGTACAGGAAATGGCCGTGGAGCGGCGAAACCGACGCTACCTGCCGGACACGGAGTTCCCCGTACAGCTGATCCCGGAAACGGATTTGAATCGCGCTCTGGAGGGCGTGGCGGCAGTACTGGTGGCCGTACCGAGTCATGGCTATCGGGAGCTTCTGGAAAGCCTGGCTTTCCGAATCCCGGCCCGGCTGCCGGTGTTCTGGGCCAGCAAGGGCCTGGAATCGGGGAGCCGCAAGTTCCTTCACCGGGTGACGGAGGAGGTGCTGGGCAGTGAGCGCCCGACCGGAGTGGTTTCCGGACCGACCTTTGCAGGAGAAGTGGCCCGGGGTCTGCCAACCGCGGTAACCGTCGCCGGTTGCTCGCTCGAGGCCGCGCAGCTATTGGCGAGTTATCTTCACTCCCGTACCTTCCGCACCTACACCAGTACCGATGTGGTGGGCGTCGAACTGGGCGGCGCCAGCAAGAACGTCCTCGCCATCGCCGCCGGGGTAGCCGACGGTCTCGGCTACGGTGCCAATACCCGGGCCGCACTGATTACCCGTGGACTGGCCGAAATGATACGCCTGGGAGCCGCCGTCGGAGGCTCCCAGGAGACCTTCATGGGACTCGCCGGCATGGGGGATCTAGTGCTCACCTGTACCGACAACCAGTCCCGCAATCGACGGCTGGGACTCGCCCTGGGGCAGGGTCTGGTGCTGGAATCAGCCCTGGCAGAGATCAGCCAGGCCGTGGAGGGCGTCAAGTCCGCCCCCGAGGTGCTCCATCTGGCAAGAGACCATGCCGTGGAGATGCCGATTACGGAACAGGTATGCCGTTTGGTAGAAGGCGATACCACCCCCCAGCAGGCGGTCGAGGCTTTGTTGTCGCGGGAGCCAAAGACCGAAAGGGAGTAG
- a CDS encoding ArsR/SmtB family transcription factor: protein MNLITRNEDIDRASRSLKAMSHPLRLKILCTLGDQEISVQDIVAHVGTSQSNISQHLAILRDKGILSSRKDANRVFYKVADSRTLRLIEMMRDVFCTME from the coding sequence ATGAACCTAATCACGCGTAACGAGGATATCGATCGCGCCTCCCGTTCACTCAAAGCCATGTCGCACCCGCTGCGCCTGAAAATCCTCTGCACGCTCGGTGATCAGGAAATCAGCGTCCAGGACATCGTCGCACATGTGGGGACTTCACAGAGCAATATCTCCCAGCATCTGGCCATCCTCCGGGACAAGGGCATCCTGTCGTCTCGCAAGGATGCCAATCGCGTATTCTATAAAGTAGCGGATTCCCGCACGCTGCGACTGATCGAGATGATGCGCGACGTCTTCTGCACGATGGAGTAG
- the trxC gene encoding thioredoxin TrxC, whose translation MSDGLHVVCPHCDSINRVPPSRLNAGGKCGRCKQPLFAGRPLALSGAGFDQHVSRSDLPVLVDFWAPWCGPCKMMAPVFEQAAAELEPEVRVAKVNTEQEQALAMRFGIRSIPTIALFKGGREVARIAGAMDLRNLLAWVRKQL comes from the coding sequence ATGTCCGATGGACTTCACGTTGTCTGTCCCCACTGTGACAGCATCAACCGCGTCCCCCCGTCCAGGCTGAACGCCGGCGGCAAGTGTGGCCGCTGCAAGCAGCCGCTGTTTGCAGGTCGGCCCCTCGCCCTTTCCGGTGCCGGATTCGACCAGCACGTATCCCGCAGTGACCTGCCGGTTCTGGTGGATTTCTGGGCGCCCTGGTGCGGCCCCTGCAAGATGATGGCCCCGGTGTTTGAGCAGGCCGCAGCGGAACTGGAGCCAGAGGTCCGTGTGGCAAAGGTCAACACCGAGCAGGAACAGGCCCTGGCGATGCGTTTCGGCATCCGCAGTATCCCGACGATTGCCCTGTTCAAGGGGGGGCGCGAAGTGGCGCGAATTGCCGGGGCCATGGATCTGCGCAATCTCCTGGCCTGGGTACGCAAGCAGCTCTAG
- a CDS encoding rhodanese-like domain-containing protein: MSQLGEFVVNHWDLFLALAIILAMLIAPPLSRRLRGFHDVDPQEAVGLMNRQDAVLVDVREDKEYREGHVAGSMHVPLSGLNKNLDRLKSVQNKPVIVGCRSGHRSSKAAGMLRKHGFEQVYNLKGGMLAWENAGLPLSTEKTKKKRKADRK; this comes from the coding sequence ATGTCGCAACTGGGTGAATTTGTCGTAAACCACTGGGACCTGTTCCTGGCCCTCGCCATTATCCTGGCCATGCTCATCGCTCCGCCGTTGAGCCGTCGTCTTCGAGGCTTCCATGATGTGGATCCCCAGGAGGCGGTCGGTTTGATGAACCGGCAAGACGCGGTCCTGGTCGATGTGCGTGAAGATAAGGAATACCGGGAGGGGCACGTGGCGGGATCGATGCACGTCCCGCTCTCGGGGCTCAACAAGAATCTGGACCGCTTGAAGAGCGTACAGAACAAGCCGGTGATCGTAGGCTGCCGCAGTGGCCACCGTTCGAGCAAGGCCGCCGGCATGCTGCGCAAGCACGGGTTCGAGCAGGTTTATAATCTGAAGGGTGGCATGCTGGCCTGGGAAAACGCCGGGCTGCCACTCAGTACGGAAAAAACAAAGAAGAAGCGCAAAGCCGATAGAAAATAA
- a CDS encoding YgaP family membrane protein, whose product MNVERVVRIFAGFFILLSLGLGIEASPIFHNVNWLWVTGFVGINLFQSGFTAICPLATILQKAGVPVSGSCS is encoded by the coding sequence ATGAACGTAGAACGCGTCGTCCGGATCTTCGCCGGCTTCTTCATCCTGCTGAGCCTTGGACTCGGGATCGAAGCCAGCCCGATTTTCCACAATGTAAACTGGCTCTGGGTTACCGGCTTTGTGGGTATCAACCTGTTCCAGAGCGGCTTCACTGCAATCTGCCCGCTGGCCACGATTCTCCAGAAAGCCGGCGTTCCCGTGTCGGGCAGCTGCTCTTAG
- a CDS encoding GspE/PulE family protein → MIPKKKLRIGDLLVEHKIISENQLQTALSEQRKSGRKLGRMLLELGFIDEDQLLEFLSRQLQVPFVDLRHYRYKADAVRLVPETLARRYRAIVLDNSQDPVLVGMADPTDIFAFDELTKVLKRPIRQAVVRETDLLRTIDSVYRRTEEISSLAEELSEELSETDFDLERLGQAADLSDAPVVKLLQSIFADAVQVGASDIHIEPDESVLRIRQRIDGVLQEQVMKEKRISAALVSRLKLMGGLNISERRLPQDGRFNIRVKDRNIDVRLSTMPIQHGESVVMRLLDQSGGLLDLEAVGMPADVLRHFRRNVRKPHGMVLVTGPTGSGKTTTLYGALNELNQPEKKIITIEDPVEYRLARINQVQVHTKIGLTFAGVLRNALRQDPDVVLVGEIRDQETAEIALRASITGHLVLSTLHTNDAVSTAIRLIDMGIPGYMVATALEAVIAQRLVRRICDSCITDYQPNAQQKAWLENLLGDELKEVTFKAGAGCPHCHNTGYRGRIGVFELLEIDEVLTDCLRRSDSGDFARAAHMKPDFQPLAFQALEYARMGITTLEEVVRVSTDIDTIDLEEDLSGSEIDDADVSAEAGN, encoded by the coding sequence ATGATCCCCAAAAAAAAGCTGCGTATCGGTGACCTGCTGGTTGAGCACAAGATCATTTCCGAAAACCAGCTGCAAACCGCGCTCTCCGAGCAGAGAAAGTCCGGTCGCAAACTGGGCCGAATGCTGCTCGAGCTGGGCTTTATCGATGAGGACCAGTTGCTGGAGTTTCTCTCCCGGCAACTTCAGGTCCCCTTCGTCGACCTGCGCCATTACCGCTACAAGGCCGATGCAGTCCGACTGGTGCCGGAAACCCTTGCCCGCCGCTACCGGGCAATTGTCCTGGATAACAGCCAGGATCCGGTTCTGGTGGGCATGGCGGATCCGACCGACATCTTCGCCTTTGACGAGTTGACCAAGGTTCTAAAACGCCCCATCCGCCAGGCGGTAGTGCGAGAAACGGACCTGTTGCGCACCATCGATTCGGTCTATCGCCGTACCGAGGAGATCTCGTCACTGGCCGAGGAGCTCTCGGAAGAGCTCTCCGAAACCGACTTCGACCTGGAACGGCTTGGTCAGGCCGCCGACCTCTCCGATGCCCCGGTGGTCAAGCTGCTGCAATCCATCTTTGCGGATGCAGTGCAGGTCGGCGCCTCCGATATCCATATCGAACCCGATGAGTCGGTGTTACGGATCCGGCAGCGTATCGATGGCGTGCTCCAGGAACAGGTGATGAAGGAGAAGCGCATCTCCGCTGCGCTGGTGAGCCGCCTGAAGCTCATGGGTGGGTTGAATATTTCCGAGCGGCGCCTCCCCCAGGATGGCCGCTTCAATATCCGGGTGAAGGACCGCAACATCGATGTGCGCCTCTCCACCATGCCGATCCAGCACGGCGAATCGGTGGTCATGCGTCTGCTCGACCAGAGCGGGGGCCTGCTGGACCTGGAGGCGGTGGGCATGCCTGCCGATGTCCTGCGACACTTTCGGCGCAACGTCCGCAAGCCCCACGGCATGGTGCTGGTGACCGGCCCCACCGGTTCCGGCAAGACCACCACCCTTTACGGGGCGCTGAACGAGCTCAACCAGCCGGAAAAGAAGATCATCACCATCGAAGACCCGGTCGAGTACCGCCTGGCCCGAATCAATCAGGTACAGGTCCACACCAAGATTGGACTGACCTTCGCCGGCGTGCTGCGAAACGCCCTGCGCCAGGATCCGGATGTGGTTCTTGTGGGCGAAATCCGCGACCAGGAGACGGCCGAGATCGCCCTGCGGGCCTCCATTACCGGCCACCTGGTGCTCTCTACGCTGCACACCAACGATGCGGTCTCCACCGCCATTCGCCTCATCGACATGGGCATTCCCGGCTATATGGTGGCCACCGCCCTCGAGGCGGTGATTGCCCAGCGCCTGGTGCGCCGCATCTGCGACAGCTGTATCACCGACTATCAACCCAACGCACAACAAAAGGCATGGCTGGAAAACCTGCTGGGCGATGAGCTGAAGGAGGTGACCTTCAAGGCTGGTGCGGGCTGTCCCCATTGTCATAATACCGGCTATCGCGGCCGCATCGGTGTTTTCGAACTGCTGGAGATCGACGAGGTGCTGACCGACTGCCTGCGCCGTAGTGACTCGGGTGATTTCGCACGGGCGGCCCACATGAAGCCCGATTTCCAGCCGCTCGCCTTTCAGGCGCTGGAGTATGCCCGCATGGGCATTACCACACTGGAGGAGGTGGTGCGCGTATCCACCGATATCGACACCATCGACCTCGAAGAGGACCTGTCCGGATCGGAAATCGACGATGCAGACGTATCGGCAGAGGCAGGTAACTGA
- the grxC gene encoding glutaredoxin 3 codes for MPTIEMYTTASCPFCVRAKRLLKKKGAGYTDFAVDQKPELRPEMEKRASGQTSVPQIFIDDYHVGGYDDLVDLDMEGKLDEMLGLK; via the coding sequence ATGCCAACCATCGAGATGTACACCACCGCCAGCTGTCCGTTCTGTGTCCGGGCCAAGCGGCTATTGAAAAAAAAGGGCGCGGGCTACACCGATTTCGCCGTCGATCAAAAGCCGGAGCTGCGTCCCGAAATGGAAAAACGCGCTTCGGGCCAGACTTCCGTGCCGCAGATCTTCATCGACGACTATCATGTCGGAGGATATGACGACCTCGTCGATCTGGACATGGAAGGCAAACTGGACGAAATGCTTGGACTGAAGTAG
- the secB gene encoding protein-export chaperone SecB: MAENEQPKQQFAVQRIYVKDLSFETPNTPEIFTKKWEPQVNVDLNTQARDISEGVYEVLINITVTTKIEDQTAYLAEVQQAGIFTVTGFPEDQLGPMLHSFCPSILFPYAREVVSSLANKGSFPQLLLAPVNFDALYAEQIKKQQDTDGEGTASH; the protein is encoded by the coding sequence ATGGCCGAGAATGAACAACCGAAACAGCAGTTTGCCGTCCAGCGCATCTACGTCAAGGACCTCTCTTTCGAGACGCCCAATACACCCGAAATCTTTACAAAAAAATGGGAACCGCAGGTCAACGTGGACCTGAACACGCAGGCTCGGGATATCAGCGAAGGCGTCTATGAAGTGCTGATCAATATCACCGTTACCACCAAGATCGAAGATCAGACCGCCTACCTGGCCGAGGTGCAGCAAGCGGGCATCTTCACGGTTACCGGATTCCCCGAAGATCAGCTGGGGCCGATGCTGCACAGCTTTTGCCCGAGCATCCTGTTTCCGTACGCCCGTGAGGTCGTGTCCAGCCTGGCCAACAAGGGCAGCTTCCCGCAACTGCTACTGGCACCGGTAAATTTCGACGCCCTGTATGCCGAGCAGATAAAGAAGCAGCAGGACACCGATGGCGAAGGCACCGCGAGCCACTAG
- a CDS encoding dihydroorotate dehydrogenase, which produces MTTKDDEKLSMEFCGMRFDTPLVLLSGCVGFGEEYTRVEGFSNRDVGAVCLKGTTLEARLGNAPHRIYETPDGMLNAIGLQNPGARYVVDTILPTLDFEETRFIANIAGSTVEEYAEVARIFDDSPVDAIEINISCPNVKAGGVAFGNDPEMSARVVEAVRRATTKPLITKLSPNQTDIAASASRCIDAGTDGFAVINTLMGMAIDIEQRAPILGNRQGGLSGPAIKPVALLKTHQVYQVCRPHGIPIIGQGGISNAEDALEFLIAGASAVGIGTALFYDPLICPRINAGISEYLERHGIPEVGQLVGTLATDSVAPACGN; this is translated from the coding sequence ATGACGACCAAAGACGACGAGAAGCTCTCCATGGAGTTCTGCGGCATGCGTTTCGATACGCCGCTTGTTCTACTCTCGGGGTGCGTCGGCTTCGGCGAGGAATATACCCGGGTGGAGGGTTTTTCCAACCGGGATGTGGGTGCAGTCTGCCTCAAGGGGACCACGCTGGAGGCGCGTCTGGGCAATGCACCTCACCGGATTTACGAGACCCCGGACGGCATGCTCAATGCCATCGGCCTGCAGAATCCGGGTGCCCGCTACGTGGTCGATACCATTCTGCCCACCCTGGACTTTGAGGAGACCCGCTTCATTGCCAATATCGCCGGGTCTACGGTCGAGGAGTACGCGGAGGTGGCCCGCATCTTTGACGATTCACCGGTGGATGCCATCGAGATCAACATCTCCTGCCCCAACGTAAAGGCAGGCGGTGTAGCCTTCGGCAACGACCCGGAGATGTCCGCCCGGGTGGTGGAGGCGGTGCGCCGCGCGACAACGAAGCCGCTCATCACCAAGCTCTCACCCAATCAGACCGACATCGCCGCCAGCGCCAGCCGCTGTATCGATGCGGGCACCGACGGCTTTGCCGTCATCAACACCCTGATGGGCATGGCCATCGATATCGAGCAGCGTGCACCGATTCTCGGCAACCGGCAAGGCGGCCTCTCCGGCCCCGCCATCAAGCCGGTAGCTCTGTTGAAAACCCATCAGGTCTATCAGGTCTGCCGTCCCCATGGGATTCCCATCATCGGCCAGGGGGGGATCTCCAACGCCGAGGATGCCCTGGAATTCCTGATCGCAGGGGCCAGCGCAGTGGGGATCGGCACGGCGCTCTTTTACGACCCGCTCATCTGTCCCAGGATCAACGCCGGGATCAGTGAGTACCTGGAGCGACACGGGATCCCCGAAGTCGGCCAGCTGGTCGGCACGCTGGCTACCGATTCCGTCGCACCGGCCTGCGGCAACTAA